One genomic region from Curtobacterium sp. 9128 encodes:
- a CDS encoding VanZ family protein produces MTSAFRTASARTSFARAVLAAGTAVLIALASLPWVATAAVEAFRAVVTVLRGAGHGLLSVEDGFVTAMAVTAVAIPFPALVAFAVPTDSRRATGWAALGAMVLGGLLALRTSTPGTTWVSVVIAIVVGLALGWLVLAAMRAPLAPATPRSRRVAGWVIVVYGVGVLIVGFAGSPVDAGAHPLIIRALDAAHRVGVPDWFGYGALEFTANVLFFVPLGLLVVLLVGARRWWVGAAAGLVVSACIETGQAVFLPARFASLDDVLSNTSGAVIGALVGVVVLGWGARRRAR; encoded by the coding sequence ATGACCTCGGCCTTCCGCACGGCGTCGGCGCGGACCTCGTTCGCCCGCGCGGTGCTGGCCGCGGGTACCGCGGTGCTGATCGCCCTGGCGTCCCTGCCATGGGTCGCGACCGCGGCGGTGGAGGCGTTCCGCGCGGTGGTGACAGTGCTCCGGGGAGCCGGGCACGGCCTCCTGTCCGTTGAAGACGGCTTCGTCACGGCGATGGCCGTGACGGCGGTGGCCATCCCGTTCCCCGCGCTCGTGGCCTTCGCGGTGCCCACCGATTCCCGGCGGGCGACGGGCTGGGCTGCACTCGGAGCGATGGTGCTCGGCGGGCTCCTCGCACTCCGCACGTCGACTCCGGGCACGACGTGGGTGTCGGTCGTGATCGCGATCGTCGTCGGGCTGGCGCTCGGGTGGCTCGTGCTCGCCGCGATGCGGGCGCCGCTTGCGCCGGCGACGCCGCGCAGTCGTCGGGTCGCAGGGTGGGTGATCGTCGTCTACGGCGTCGGGGTGCTGATCGTGGGGTTCGCCGGCTCCCCTGTGGACGCGGGGGCGCATCCGCTCATCATCCGGGCGCTCGACGCTGCGCACCGGGTCGGCGTGCCGGACTGGTTCGGGTACGGGGCGCTCGAGTTCACTGCCAACGTGCTCTTCTTCGTGCCGCTCGGGCTGCTCGTGGTGCTGCTCGTCGGCGCGCGGCGGTGGTGGGTCGGCGCGGCGGCCGGGCTCGTCGTCAGCGCGTGCATCGAGACCGGGCAGGCGGTGTTCCTGCCGGCGCGGTTCGCGTCGCTGGACGACGTGCTGTCGAACACGAGTGGGGCGGTGATCGGCGCGCTGGTGGGGGTCGTGGTGCTCGGGTGGGGTGCGCGGCGTCGCGCTCGCTGA
- a CDS encoding Ig-like domain-containing protein yields MRHPQDTRVPRARQGLRLIAMLGATLLVGAGITATTAALTAAPASAVTATSNGAFICDQNTVYAIDSTGKVLAVDVTNTASAGTTADVTTLGTDANNGLGISREGLKMYATSNGQNNTLKEYVPAKADGTAAVTKTIQTDSTRNILRGAVDPTTGIYYYGSDTGWLGAYDPNTGKNIGQVGQIPIDQTGGIKSGNGDFAFSSRGQMFVVAADKIYRVNVPKLPTTAGAPTINATEIATLPSGTNSPGIAFSSDGYLYVSNSPSNTSTVLYQLDPTTGQSLRNFSVNASFRASDLATCNYADTVTGASSVDDRWNSGDQFGLAVTGGGISSTNSGTTATTSGSKNGVQDQQAGAVLTTPGKDYTVTQTAAGTTNLANYATTWRAVNVNSGAEVAKGTGNTATFTFPAATSSDGTDVVVTFANVLQRVHVATAADTYSTPVDTKLDVAAPGVLANDTGDGLSVTSHTDPANGTLTMTAKDGSFSYVPNNGFSGTDQFTYTATDGGGRTSTSTVTITVAPKAVDDAFSVHAGSTATTTTKQTGVLGNDRGTGLTVTNHTDPTNGTLTLNTDGTYSYTPKVGFSGGDSFTYTAKDTAGSTITGTVTITVLPTAKTETITATSGSSTSATAPGLLGNDLGSDLVVTGNTKPAHGDVTVNPDGSYTYTPTTGYSGQDSFDYTVTDGNGAGKSDTVTVTVTVLPKAVDDTITIGAGSTATTTTRETGLLGNDLGTGLTITSTTAPTNGTLTVDKATGTYSYTPNDGFSGSDSFTYTATDKAGNLTTATVRITVTPTVTDDTATTPANTPLTVDVQHNDHGKDLATSVVTTPTNGTAVAQPDGTVQYTPKDGFSGTDTFTYTVTDGPGRTTQPATVTVSVTPVANPDTASTTAGATLTIPAGDLTRNDVGTTLQVTGATSTKNGDASVDQATGALTYTPKDGFSGTDTVTYEVTDASGQKSTGVVTIVVGPTAAPDTATATAGETLTVSKDDGVLANDKGTGKQAAVDQKPTNGDLDLATDGSYTYTPHDGFSGTDTFTYTLTDGSGRTSTGTVTITVDPGTEKDAISTKAGQPVSVTSGELTKNDHGDGLQVIGAQGAANGDLSVADDGTVTYTPHSGFSGTDTFTYTVIDAHGNKGTGTVTVTVTPVVAASTGSATTDEPVTVSDEDGVLKDSDGTGLEVTDNTQPEHGAATVGEKGGYTYTPKPGYSGPDSFDYTVTDQDGNTTTGTVTITVLPKGVADTGSTPASTPVDVPVTKNDSGTTLTVATVTNGTNGTVGITGPGTVTYTPKDGFSGTDTFTYTAKDSTGGSTQPTTVTVTVSPTAKQDLVTTPAGTPLPIASTTLTANDNGSGLTVTGHGDAAHGDVTTGTDGGLVYTPAPGFSGTDEFTYTATDSSGQTTTSTVIVIVGAVAMPDSGTTTTNGTLTVTTANGVLGNDLGTGLTATLDRKPTHGDVELGAKGGYTYTPKKDWSGTDTFTYTATDTDGNTATGVVTITVTPTAGDDKTSTPAGKTVTVTGPGVLGNDHGTKLTVVGSGTPEHGTVTIAADGTFVYTPAAGFSGTDHVTYTVQDASGQRTSATVTITVGIMAKDGKATTIAGTAVGRDGAHGVLAGSDGVALWAKIDRKPAHGTVTLQKDGAWIYTPAAGFTGVDSFTAIVTDESGQTTTVTTTITVLAHAVATDDKATGTANQPVTIDPLTNDKPTSGATFDRGSLHLVDPKGALVDSITVDGKGTWTIRDGKVVFTPVDGFTGTVQVGYSIVDSDGQQVLATITVVYPVGLAAKVHAAELAFTGTTGLVGLSLAALTLLLAGVLLIVRRRIRGTD; encoded by the coding sequence ATGCGCCATCCCCAGGACACCCGTGTGCCCCGAGCCCGCCAGGGGCTCCGACTCATCGCCATGCTCGGCGCCACGCTCCTCGTGGGCGCCGGGATCACCGCGACGACCGCGGCCCTGACTGCAGCTCCCGCATCGGCCGTCACGGCGACGTCCAACGGCGCGTTCATCTGCGACCAGAACACGGTCTACGCGATCGACTCGACCGGCAAGGTCCTCGCCGTGGACGTCACGAACACCGCGAGCGCCGGCACCACCGCGGACGTCACGACGCTCGGCACGGACGCGAACAACGGGCTCGGCATCTCCCGCGAGGGCCTGAAGATGTACGCGACCTCGAACGGGCAGAACAACACCCTCAAGGAGTACGTCCCCGCCAAGGCTGATGGCACCGCGGCGGTCACGAAGACGATCCAGACCGACTCGACGCGCAACATCCTCCGCGGCGCAGTCGACCCGACGACCGGCATCTACTACTACGGCAGCGACACCGGGTGGCTCGGTGCCTACGACCCGAACACCGGCAAGAACATCGGCCAGGTCGGGCAGATCCCGATCGACCAGACCGGCGGCATCAAGTCCGGCAACGGTGACTTCGCCTTCAGCTCCCGCGGCCAGATGTTCGTCGTCGCCGCGGACAAGATCTACCGGGTCAACGTCCCGAAGCTCCCGACGACCGCCGGCGCGCCGACCATCAACGCGACGGAGATCGCGACGCTGCCGAGCGGCACCAACAGCCCGGGCATCGCGTTCTCGTCCGACGGCTACCTCTACGTGTCGAACTCTCCGTCGAACACCTCGACGGTGCTGTACCAGCTCGACCCGACCACGGGACAGTCGCTCCGGAACTTCTCGGTCAACGCGTCCTTCCGTGCGAGCGACCTCGCGACCTGCAACTACGCCGACACGGTGACCGGTGCCTCGAGCGTCGACGACCGGTGGAACTCCGGCGACCAGTTCGGCCTCGCCGTCACCGGCGGCGGCATCTCCTCGACCAACAGCGGCACGACCGCGACCACCAGCGGTTCGAAGAACGGCGTGCAGGACCAGCAGGCCGGCGCCGTGCTCACCACGCCGGGCAAGGACTACACCGTCACCCAGACCGCTGCGGGTACCACGAACCTCGCGAACTACGCCACCACGTGGCGGGCGGTGAACGTCAACAGCGGCGCCGAGGTCGCGAAGGGCACGGGGAACACCGCGACCTTCACCTTCCCGGCCGCCACCTCCTCCGACGGCACCGACGTCGTCGTGACCTTCGCCAACGTGCTGCAGCGCGTCCACGTCGCGACGGCGGCGGACACGTACTCCACCCCGGTGGACACGAAGCTCGACGTCGCGGCCCCCGGTGTCCTCGCGAACGACACCGGTGACGGTCTCTCGGTCACGAGCCACACCGACCCCGCGAACGGCACGCTCACGATGACCGCGAAGGACGGGAGCTTCTCGTACGTCCCGAACAACGGCTTCTCCGGCACGGACCAGTTCACCTACACCGCGACGGACGGCGGTGGCCGGACCTCGACGAGCACCGTGACGATCACCGTCGCGCCGAAGGCCGTCGACGACGCGTTCAGCGTGCACGCCGGCTCGACCGCGACCACCACGACGAAGCAGACCGGCGTCCTCGGTAACGACCGCGGCACCGGCCTGACGGTCACGAACCACACCGACCCGACGAACGGCACCCTGACGCTGAACACGGACGGCACCTACTCGTACACGCCCAAGGTGGGCTTCTCGGGCGGGGACTCGTTCACCTACACGGCGAAGGACACCGCGGGCTCGACCATCACGGGCACCGTGACCATCACGGTCCTGCCGACGGCGAAGACCGAGACGATCACCGCGACCTCCGGCTCCTCGACGAGCGCGACCGCCCCCGGTCTGCTCGGCAACGACCTCGGGTCCGACCTGGTCGTCACCGGCAACACGAAGCCCGCGCACGGTGACGTCACCGTGAACCCGGACGGCTCGTACACGTACACGCCCACCACCGGGTACTCCGGCCAGGACTCCTTCGACTACACCGTCACCGACGGCAACGGCGCGGGGAAGTCCGACACCGTGACGGTCACGGTGACCGTGCTGCCGAAGGCCGTCGACGACACCATCACGATCGGCGCGGGCTCCACGGCGACCACGACCACCCGCGAGACCGGCCTGCTCGGCAACGACCTCGGGACTGGCCTGACCATCACGAGCACCACCGCGCCGACGAACGGCACGCTGACCGTGGACAAGGCGACGGGGACGTACTCGTACACCCCGAACGACGGATTCTCGGGCTCGGACTCCTTCACCTACACGGCGACGGACAAGGCCGGGAACCTGACGACCGCCACCGTGCGGATCACGGTCACCCCGACCGTGACCGACGACACCGCGACCACGCCGGCGAACACCCCGCTGACGGTCGACGTGCAGCACAACGACCACGGGAAGGACCTCGCGACCTCCGTCGTGACGACCCCCACGAACGGCACCGCCGTCGCCCAGCCGGACGGCACCGTCCAGTACACGCCGAAGGACGGCTTCTCGGGCACCGACACGTTCACCTACACGGTGACCGACGGCCCCGGCCGCACCACGCAGCCGGCGACCGTGACGGTCTCGGTGACCCCCGTCGCGAACCCGGACACCGCCTCCACCACGGCCGGAGCCACCCTGACCATCCCGGCGGGGGACCTGACACGCAACGACGTCGGCACGACGCTCCAGGTCACGGGTGCGACCAGCACGAAGAACGGTGACGCGTCCGTCGACCAGGCGACCGGTGCCCTCACCTACACGCCGAAGGACGGCTTCTCCGGCACCGACACCGTGACCTACGAGGTCACGGACGCCTCCGGCCAGAAGAGCACCGGCGTCGTCACGATCGTGGTCGGTCCGACCGCCGCGCCGGACACCGCCACCGCGACGGCTGGCGAGACCCTGACCGTGTCGAAGGACGACGGCGTGCTCGCGAACGACAAGGGCACGGGCAAGCAGGCCGCGGTCGACCAGAAGCCGACGAACGGCGACCTCGACCTCGCGACCGACGGGTCGTACACGTACACGCCCCACGACGGCTTCTCCGGAACCGACACCTTCACGTACACGCTGACGGACGGCTCCGGCCGGACCTCCACGGGCACGGTCACCATCACGGTGGACCCGGGCACCGAGAAAGACGCGATCTCGACGAAGGCGGGCCAGCCCGTCTCGGTGACCTCCGGCGAGCTGACGAAGAACGACCACGGCGACGGCCTGCAGGTCATCGGCGCCCAGGGCGCTGCCAACGGTGACCTCTCGGTCGCCGACGACGGCACCGTCACCTACACGCCGCACTCCGGGTTCTCCGGCACGGACACCTTCACGTACACGGTCATCGACGCCCACGGCAACAAGGGCACCGGCACCGTCACCGTGACGGTCACCCCGGTCGTCGCGGCGAGCACCGGCTCGGCCACCACCGACGAGCCCGTCACGGTCTCCGACGAGGACGGCGTCCTGAAGGACTCCGACGGCACCGGCCTCGAGGTCACCGACAACACGCAGCCGGAGCACGGCGCCGCCACCGTCGGCGAGAAGGGCGGCTACACCTACACGCCGAAGCCCGGCTACTCCGGTCCGGACTCGTTCGACTACACCGTCACCGACCAGGACGGCAACACGACGACCGGCACCGTGACGATCACCGTGCTGCCGAAGGGCGTCGCCGACACCGGCTCGACCCCGGCCTCCACCCCGGTCGACGTCCCGGTCACGAAGAACGACTCGGGCACGACGCTCACCGTGGCGACCGTCACGAACGGCACGAACGGGACCGTCGGCATCACCGGACCCGGCACGGTGACGTACACGCCGAAGGACGGCTTCTCCGGAACGGACACCTTCACCTACACGGCGAAGGACTCGACGGGCGGCAGCACGCAGCCCACGACGGTCACGGTGACCGTGTCGCCGACCGCGAAGCAGGACCTCGTCACGACACCGGCCGGCACCCCGCTGCCGATCGCGAGCACCACGCTCACGGCCAACGACAACGGCTCCGGCCTCACCGTCACCGGCCACGGCGACGCGGCGCACGGCGACGTGACCACCGGCACCGACGGCGGCCTCGTCTACACGCCGGCCCCCGGCTTCTCCGGCACGGACGAGTTCACGTACACGGCCACCGACAGCAGCGGCCAGACGACGACCTCGACGGTCATCGTGATCGTCGGTGCGGTCGCCATGCCGGACTCCGGGACGACCACGACGAACGGCACGCTCACCGTGACCACGGCGAACGGCGTCCTCGGCAACGACCTCGGAACCGGTCTCACGGCGACGCTCGACCGGAAGCCGACGCACGGCGACGTCGAGCTCGGCGCGAAGGGTGGCTACACCTACACGCCGAAGAAGGACTGGTCGGGCACGGACACCTTCACCTACACGGCGACGGACACCGACGGCAACACCGCCACGGGAGTCGTGACGATCACGGTCACCCCGACCGCGGGAGATGACAAGACCAGCACCCCGGCCGGCAAGACCGTCACCGTCACGGGCCCCGGCGTCCTCGGCAACGACCACGGCACGAAGCTCACGGTCGTCGGCTCCGGCACCCCGGAGCACGGCACCGTGACGATCGCCGCCGACGGCACGTTCGTCTACACCCCGGCCGCCGGTTTCTCCGGCACCGACCACGTCACCTACACGGTGCAGGACGCATCGGGGCAGCGCACCAGCGCGACGGTCACCATCACGGTGGGCATCATGGCCAAGGACGGCAAGGCGACCACCATCGCCGGCACCGCGGTCGGCCGTGACGGTGCGCACGGTGTGCTCGCAGGCTCGGACGGTGTGGCGCTCTGGGCGAAGATCGACCGGAAGCCCGCGCACGGCACCGTCACCCTGCAGAAGGACGGCGCCTGGATCTACACCCCGGCCGCCGGCTTCACCGGGGTCGACTCCTTCACGGCCATCGTGACGGACGAGAGCGGACAGACGACCACCGTGACGACGACCATCACCGTCCTCGCCCACGCCGTCGCGACCGACGACAAGGCGACCGGCACGGCGAACCAGCCGGTGACGATCGACCCGCTCACGAACGACAAGCCGACCAGCGGAGCGACGTTCGACCGCGGCAGCCTCCACCTGGTCGACCCGAAGGGCGCACTCGTCGACAGCATCACGGTCGACGGCAAGGGCACCTGGACGATCCGGGACGGCAAGGTCGTCTTCACCCCGGTGGACGGCTTCACCGGCACCGTGCAGGTCGGCTACAGCATCGTCGACAGCGACGGCCAGCAGGTCCTCGCGACGATCACCGTGGTCTACCCGGTCGGACTCGCGGCGAAGGTCCACGCGGCCGAGCTCGCCTTCACCGGCACCACCGGCCTGGTCGGGCTGTCGCTCGCAGCGCTCACGCTGCTGCTGGCAGGTGTCCTGCTGATCGTCCGCCGCCGGATCCGCGGAACCGACTGA
- a CDS encoding SOS response-associated peptidase: MCGRFVVSDTTADLLPELIGELADRTEHVDEDTGVVGTGLVPSWNVAPTDPVFAVRQRHGERELPQISWGFVPSWAKDFVKQRPKPINARIETVATSGMFKRAFATNRCIVPAQGYYEWVVREDGKEPHFVHEPGGALAMAGVVSAWPDPTKPEGDPDKWKLSLAIITRDAHVAPGEVHDRMPAFLTPDGYDDWLGGDLHTDDLLSLLDHESLAVAAGLEQYEVSRTVNSVKNNGPELIEPVA; encoded by the coding sequence ATGTGTGGCCGCTTCGTCGTCTCCGACACCACCGCCGACCTGCTCCCCGAGCTCATCGGTGAACTCGCCGATCGCACCGAACACGTCGACGAGGACACCGGCGTCGTCGGCACCGGGCTCGTCCCGAGCTGGAACGTCGCCCCGACCGACCCGGTGTTCGCGGTCCGGCAGCGCCACGGCGAGCGCGAACTCCCGCAGATCAGCTGGGGCTTCGTGCCGAGCTGGGCGAAGGACTTCGTCAAGCAGCGCCCGAAGCCGATCAACGCCCGGATCGAGACCGTGGCGACGAGCGGCATGTTCAAGCGGGCGTTCGCCACGAACCGGTGCATCGTCCCCGCGCAGGGCTACTACGAGTGGGTCGTGCGCGAGGACGGCAAGGAACCCCACTTCGTGCACGAACCCGGTGGCGCGCTGGCGATGGCCGGTGTCGTGAGCGCCTGGCCGGACCCGACCAAGCCCGAGGGCGACCCGGACAAGTGGAAGCTCTCCCTGGCGATCATCACGCGGGACGCCCACGTGGCTCCTGGCGAGGTACACGACCGCATGCCGGCGTTCCTCACGCCCGACGGCTACGACGACTGGCTCGGCGGCGACCTGCACACCGACGACCTGCTGTCCCTGCTCGACCACGAGTCGCTCGCGGTCGCGGCGGGCCTCGAGCAGTACGAGGTCTCGCGCACGGTCAACAGCGTGAAGAACAACGGCCCGGAGCTCATCGAGCCCGTCGCCTGA
- a CDS encoding organic hydroperoxide resistance protein, which yields MSLDIVYTAVAHASGGGRDGHVRSEDDRLDLDTRPPKEMGGSGEGTNPEQLFAAGYAACFLGALHAAGRELSLDTTDAEVSAEVGIGGNGNGGFGLAVELDIYAPAVDRASRQRLAERAHEICPYSNATRGNITVTLSLVD from the coding sequence ATGAGTCTCGACATCGTCTACACCGCCGTCGCCCACGCCTCCGGGGGCGGCCGCGACGGCCACGTCCGCAGCGAGGACGACCGGCTCGACCTGGACACCCGTCCGCCGAAGGAGATGGGCGGCAGCGGCGAGGGCACCAACCCGGAGCAGCTCTTCGCCGCCGGGTACGCTGCGTGCTTCCTCGGGGCGCTGCACGCGGCGGGTCGCGAGCTGTCGCTCGACACCACGGACGCCGAGGTCTCGGCCGAGGTCGGCATCGGCGGGAACGGGAACGGCGGGTTCGGGCTCGCGGTGGAGCTCGACATCTACGCGCCGGCGGTCGACCGTGCCTCGCGGCAGCGACTGGCGGAGCGGGCGCACGAGATCTGCCCGTACTCGAACGCCACCCGCGGTAACATCACCGTGACGCTCTCTCTCGTCGACTGA
- a CDS encoding YchJ family metal-binding protein, which translates to MDVPSRCPCLSGNPYGECCGPLHAGAVAPTAERLMRSRFSAFALGLPEYLLLSWHPSTRPASLELDEDQRWTRLDILSTRDGGPFDSRGQVTFRAWWRTDTERGTLEETSDFVREQGRWFYLDGVVAS; encoded by the coding sequence ATGGACGTGCCCTCGCGCTGCCCGTGCCTGAGCGGCAACCCCTACGGCGAGTGCTGCGGACCCCTGCACGCGGGTGCCGTGGCACCGACCGCCGAGCGGCTCATGCGCTCGCGGTTCTCGGCGTTCGCGCTCGGGCTGCCGGAGTACCTGCTCCTGTCGTGGCACCCGAGCACGCGTCCGGCATCGCTCGAGCTCGACGAGGACCAGCGGTGGACACGGCTCGACATCCTGTCGACCCGGGACGGAGGCCCGTTCGACTCCCGGGGACAGGTCACGTTCCGCGCGTGGTGGCGGACCGACACCGAGCGTGGCACGCTCGAGGAGACGAGCGACTTCGTCCGTGAGCAGGGCCGCTGGTTCTACCTCGACGGAGTCGTGGCGTCCTGA
- a CDS encoding SDR family NAD(P)-dependent oxidoreductase, whose amino-acid sequence MRRDITAFGAHSTAADVLDGIDLTGRTAIVTGAASGIGVETARALAGAGATVTLAVRDVAAGRRVADDIASTTARAAPAVAELHLDQPASIEEFTAAWDGPLDVLVNNAGIMDAPEDYTPAGWESQFATNHLGHFALALGLHDALAAAGAARIVSVSSSGHGSSPVVFDDLFFRRRPYEPGLAYAQSKTANALFAVGVGLRWAADGITANSCMPGGIWTGLQKHWDPDVLAATKIAAADVVKTPEQGAATSVLLATAPELADVTGRYFEDCHEAAVVDAVQDGLYGVLPWALDTRDADRLWDVSVALLDAEARSRAS is encoded by the coding sequence ATGCGCCGCGACATCACCGCCTTCGGCGCCCACTCGACGGCAGCCGACGTCCTCGACGGGATCGACCTGACGGGCCGCACCGCGATCGTGACCGGGGCGGCCTCGGGCATCGGTGTGGAGACGGCCCGCGCGCTCGCCGGAGCCGGAGCCACCGTGACGTTGGCCGTGCGAGACGTCGCGGCCGGGCGCCGCGTCGCCGATGACATCGCCAGCACCACCGCCCGGGCTGCCCCCGCGGTCGCCGAGCTGCACCTGGACCAGCCGGCGTCGATCGAGGAGTTCACCGCGGCGTGGGACGGTCCGCTCGACGTCCTCGTGAACAACGCCGGCATCATGGATGCTCCGGAGGACTACACGCCAGCCGGGTGGGAGTCGCAGTTCGCCACGAACCACCTCGGCCACTTCGCCCTCGCGCTCGGGCTGCACGACGCCTTGGCGGCGGCAGGTGCGGCGCGCATCGTGTCGGTGTCCTCGAGCGGTCACGGCTCCTCACCCGTGGTGTTCGACGACCTCTTCTTCCGTCGTCGGCCCTACGAGCCCGGCCTCGCGTACGCCCAGTCGAAGACGGCGAACGCGCTGTTCGCGGTCGGTGTCGGCCTCCGCTGGGCAGCGGACGGCATCACCGCGAACTCCTGCATGCCCGGTGGCATCTGGACCGGGCTGCAGAAGCACTGGGACCCGGACGTCCTGGCTGCCACGAAGATCGCCGCCGCGGACGTGGTGAAGACACCGGAGCAGGGCGCGGCGACCTCGGTGCTGCTCGCGACGGCACCCGAGCTGGCTGATGTGACGGGTCGGTACTTCGAGGACTGCCACGAGGCAGCCGTGGTCGACGCCGTACAGGACGGGCTGTACGGGGTGCTGCCGTGGGCGCTCGACACGCGTGACGCCGACCGCCTGTGGGACGTGTCGGTCGCGCTGCTCGACGCCGAGGCGCGCTCCCGGGCGTCCTGA